In Hasllibacter sp. MH4015, the following proteins share a genomic window:
- a CDS encoding helicase HerA-like domain-containing protein — MADQVDNGIFVGGGGPDYGQAQVLRPDYANRHGLIAGATGTGKTVTLQILAESFSALGVPVVLSDVKGDLSGLAQAGSPDFKLHQPFMDRAATINFTDYAYRAFPVTFWDLFGEQGHPIRTTVAEMGPLLLSRLLELSEAQEGVMNIAFRVADEEGWALLDLKDLQALLVWVGENRKTLSLRYGNVSTASIGAIQRRLLVLEGQGGTAFFGEPALELDDLFLTDAAGAGRINILAADKLMQSPRLYATFLLWLLSELFETLPEVGDPDKPKLVFFFDEAHLLFEDAPKALVDKVEQVARLIRSKGVGVYFITQNPADVPEDILGQLGNRVQHALRAFTAKDRRDLRQAAENYRDNPDFDIEDAIREVGVGEAVTSLLERKGIPGIAQRTLIRPPSSQLGPIEPSTRAALMGQSPVAGKYETLQDRESAYEILQKRAAEAAKEAEEAEAAEEQAEAAEREYRAGRRYTGGGVSRSSSRPARQRRSSSRSDSIGTTFAKSFARQLGTRTGRAVVRGVLGGLFRGR; from the coding sequence ATGGCCGACCAGGTGGATAACGGAATTTTCGTGGGCGGCGGCGGCCCCGATTACGGGCAAGCGCAGGTGCTGCGCCCTGACTATGCGAACCGCCACGGGCTGATTGCCGGTGCGACGGGGACCGGCAAGACCGTCACGCTCCAGATTCTCGCCGAAAGCTTCTCCGCCCTTGGCGTGCCGGTCGTCCTGTCGGACGTGAAGGGTGATCTGTCGGGCCTGGCCCAGGCCGGTTCGCCGGACTTCAAGCTGCACCAACCCTTCATGGATCGCGCCGCCACGATCAACTTCACCGACTACGCCTACCGCGCCTTTCCCGTAACGTTCTGGGACCTTTTCGGCGAACAGGGCCACCCGATCCGCACGACGGTGGCCGAGATGGGGCCACTCCTCCTGTCGCGCCTGCTGGAATTGAGCGAGGCACAGGAAGGCGTGATGAACATCGCCTTCCGTGTCGCGGACGAAGAAGGATGGGCGCTCCTGGACCTCAAGGATCTTCAGGCCTTGCTGGTCTGGGTGGGGGAGAATCGCAAGACCCTGTCCCTGCGCTACGGAAACGTCTCCACCGCGTCGATCGGCGCGATCCAACGGCGCCTGCTGGTGCTGGAGGGGCAGGGTGGCACCGCTTTCTTCGGCGAACCGGCGTTGGAGTTGGACGATCTGTTTCTGACGGATGCTGCCGGGGCCGGCCGCATCAACATCCTGGCCGCAGACAAGCTGATGCAATCGCCACGGCTTTACGCGACCTTCCTGCTGTGGCTCCTGTCCGAGCTGTTCGAGACCCTGCCGGAGGTCGGCGACCCCGACAAACCCAAGCTGGTCTTCTTCTTCGACGAGGCGCATCTGCTGTTCGAAGACGCCCCCAAGGCGCTTGTCGACAAGGTGGAACAGGTCGCGCGCCTGATCCGGTCCAAGGGTGTTGGCGTCTATTTCATCACCCAGAACCCGGCCGACGTACCCGAGGACATCCTGGGTCAACTCGGCAATCGTGTTCAGCACGCACTCCGCGCCTTTACCGCCAAGGACCGCCGCGATCTGCGTCAGGCGGCGGAGAATTACCGCGACAATCCTGATTTCGATATCGAAGACGCGATCCGCGAAGTTGGTGTGGGGGAGGCCGTGACGTCCCTGCTGGAACGCAAGGGCATCCCGGGCATTGCCCAACGCACGTTGATCCGCCCGCCCTCGTCCCAGCTTGGCCCGATCGAGCCCTCAACCCGCGCTGCGCTGATGGGCCAATCACCGGTCGCAGGCAAATACGAGACGCTGCAGGACCGTGAAAGCGCCTACGAGATCTTGCAAAAACGCGCCGCCGAAGCCGCGAAAGAGGCGGAAGAAGCGGAGGCGGCCGAGGAACAGGCGGAAGCCGCCGAACGCGAATACCGCGCCGGGCGTCGCTATACCGGTGGTGGCGTCAGCCGCTCGTCTTCGCGCCCCGCGCGCCAGCGCCGCTCCTCCTCCCGCTCCGATTCCATCGGGACGACCTTCGCGAAAAGCTTCGCCCGTCAGCTTGGCACCCGCACGGGCCGCGCCGTGGTCCGTGGCGTTCTGGGCGGGCTGTTCCGGGGCCGCTAG
- the lpxD gene encoding UDP-3-O-(3-hydroxymyristoyl)glucosamine N-acyltransferase, producing MAAYKVKDIAAALGAEVLGAADLLVTGVAEPSAASPDDLALAMSPAYAEGLSQGRARVAVIGAGMDWQALGLEAAIIAPRPRYAMAGVTSAMDPGPALPRGIHANAVIDPTAVIGRDARIGPFVVIGHGVRIGANARIASHASIGAGATIGDDAVIHEGVRICHHVRIGDRFIAQPGAVLGADGFSFVTPEKSQVEAARESLGTAQDAATDQSWTRIHSLGGLVIGEDVEVGANTAIDRGTIADSVIGDGTKVDNLVHIGHNCRIGRDCLICGQTGFAGSVEVGDRVVLGGKCGVSDNITIGSDVVAAGASKLFTNVPSGRMVMGHPAVKMDLHVDMYKALRRLPRLSQTVAELKKAVLKSDKTP from the coding sequence ATGGCTGCTTACAAGGTGAAAGACATTGCGGCGGCGCTTGGGGCAGAGGTCCTGGGCGCCGCCGATCTTTTGGTGACCGGTGTGGCGGAGCCGTCCGCCGCAAGTCCCGACGATCTCGCGCTCGCCATGTCGCCCGCCTATGCCGAGGGCTTGTCCCAGGGTCGCGCCCGCGTGGCGGTGATCGGGGCGGGCATGGATTGGCAGGCGCTGGGGTTGGAGGCCGCGATCATCGCGCCGCGCCCCCGATATGCCATGGCGGGTGTGACCTCGGCGATGGATCCCGGCCCGGCGCTTCCGCGCGGCATTCACGCCAACGCCGTGATCGACCCGACCGCCGTGATCGGACGGGACGCGCGGATCGGGCCGTTCGTCGTGATCGGACACGGTGTGCGCATCGGGGCCAATGCCCGCATCGCATCCCACGCCAGCATCGGGGCAGGGGCCACGATCGGCGACGATGCCGTCATCCACGAAGGGGTCCGCATCTGCCACCACGTGCGCATCGGGGATCGCTTCATCGCGCAGCCCGGCGCGGTTCTGGGCGCGGACGGTTTCAGTTTCGTCACGCCCGAAAAGTCACAGGTGGAGGCGGCGCGCGAAAGCCTTGGCACCGCGCAGGACGCGGCCACCGACCAGAGTTGGACACGCATCCATTCCCTCGGCGGGTTGGTGATCGGCGAGGATGTGGAGGTTGGGGCCAACACCGCCATCGACCGGGGCACGATCGCAGACAGCGTCATCGGGGACGGCACGAAGGTCGATAATCTCGTCCATATCGGCCATAATTGCAGGATCGGGCGCGATTGCCTGATCTGCGGCCAGACAGGTTTCGCAGGATCGGTGGAGGTCGGCGACCGCGTGGTTCTCGGCGGCAAATGCGGGGTCAGCGACAACATCACGATCGGCTCGGACGTGGTGGCAGCGGGGGCGTCCAAGCTTTTCACCAATGTCCCTTCGGGCCGGATGGTCATGGGGCATCCGGCGGTGAAGATGGACCTGCACGTGGACATGTACAAAGCACTCCGCCGCTTGCCCCGCCTGTCCCAGACCGTGGCGGAATTGAAGAAAGCCGTTTTAAAGTCCGACAAGACGCCCTAG
- the msrB gene encoding peptide-methionine (R)-S-oxide reductase MsrB, which translates to MANYTKNPDVIATLTPEQFRVTQQDATERPGTGELLNNKEPGIYVDIVSGEPLFASSDKYESGCGWPSFTKPIEPAHINELRDMSLGMVRTEVRSTHGDSHLGHVFPDGPQDRGGLRYCINSASLRFVHRDDMEAEGYGEYLDQVEDVA; encoded by the coding sequence ATGGCAAACTACACCAAAAATCCGGACGTGATCGCGACGCTGACGCCGGAGCAATTCCGCGTGACGCAGCAAGACGCGACGGAGCGGCCCGGCACCGGAGAGCTGCTGAACAACAAGGAGCCGGGCATCTACGTCGACATCGTGTCCGGCGAGCCCCTGTTCGCATCCTCGGACAAGTACGAAAGCGGCTGTGGCTGGCCCTCGTTCACCAAGCCGATCGAACCCGCCCATATCAACGAGTTGCGCGATATGAGCCTTGGCATGGTTCGCACCGAAGTCCGCTCCACCCACGGGGACAGCCATCTGGGCCACGTATTCCCCGATGGCCCACAGGACCGCGGTGGCCTGCGGTATTGCATCAACTCCGCCTCCTTGCGGTTCGTGCATCGCGACGACATGGAGGCCGAAGGCTACGGCGAATACCTGGATCAAGTGGAGGATGTGGCATGA
- a CDS encoding invasion associated locus B family protein, with translation MNFSRTLVALGLAASLALPGLALAQDEPLVLPDRAEVEPGEPYVSDIFRDWQIRCIRAEGDEAPDRCEMFQLLEEENGNPVAEFRISAALFEQDDTVATATILTPLDTLLSPGLQIQIDDNPPATVPYAFCRPIGCFVQLALTADDISQFESGADTAVRLFALIRDESGQMGGAPVPTVASLRGFTAAFASLEERMVEIRAFIEAQEDAAPAEGDAEGEATE, from the coding sequence ATGAATTTCTCCAGAACCCTTGTCGCACTTGGCCTTGCGGCCAGCCTCGCCCTTCCCGGCTTGGCGTTGGCCCAGGATGAGCCGCTGGTCCTGCCCGACCGGGCCGAGGTTGAACCGGGGGAGCCCTATGTCTCCGACATCTTCCGGGACTGGCAGATCCGCTGCATCCGTGCCGAGGGTGACGAGGCCCCGGACCGCTGCGAAATGTTCCAGCTTCTGGAGGAGGAAAACGGCAACCCGGTCGCGGAATTCCGCATCTCCGCTGCGCTGTTCGAACAGGATGACACCGTGGCGACCGCGACGATCCTGACCCCGCTCGACACGCTGTTGAGCCCGGGCCTGCAGATCCAGATCGACGACAATCCGCCCGCGACCGTACCCTATGCGTTCTGTCGTCCGATCGGCTGTTTCGTGCAGCTGGCACTGACCGCCGACGACATCAGCCAGTTCGAAAGCGGCGCCGATACCGCGGTGCGCCTGTTCGCGCTGATCCGTGACGAGTCGGGCCAGATGGGCGGCGCGCCTGTGCCGACGGTTGCATCGCTGCGGGGTTTCACGGCGGCATTCGCGTCCCTGGAGGAGCGGATGGTCGAGATCCGGGCCTTCATCGAGGCCCAGGAAGATGCCGCGCCCGCAGAGGGTGACGCGGAAGGTGAGGCAACCGAATAA
- a CDS encoding murein L,D-transpeptidase — MLKFAKLSLLSLALAGTPMVATLVMPAQAEAQAFSALRQAIAEASSTEEQLAAFYRERDFQPIWTTPDAADRRNALFSALAEANNHGLPTQRYDADALIAAFEGATNPYMVGQADVQASLLFLQYAQDVHSGFLEPGDIVGDIVHTLPRRDPLELFTEFVDANPYEYIATLPPQHPEYTRLMRAKLHLENLIDNGGYGPTVQAGSLAPGATGNAVVQLRNRLMAMGYLERSATATYDARLQQAVVAFQLANGIEADGIAGGDTINAVNRSATEHLSEVILAMERQRWLNFDRGDRHVFVNLPDFHTRVIDDGEVTFITRSVIGSRDSDRRTPEFSDVMEHMVINPSWYVPRSIARGYIPSILAGGANHLQLMANGRPVSRGAVDWSRYSASNFPFDLRQPPGPRNALGLVKFMFPNQWNIYLHDSPDQHLMTHEVRAYSAGCIRLDDPFDLAYHLLAAQEADPRTFFDTILNTRRETQVNLVEPVPVHLVYWTAWVDTENRLNFRNDIYGRNAQLRRAIQDLGVEIRGVNS, encoded by the coding sequence ATGTTGAAATTTGCCAAGCTTTCGCTGCTCTCGCTGGCGTTGGCCGGGACGCCCATGGTGGCGACCCTCGTGATGCCCGCCCAGGCCGAGGCGCAGGCTTTCTCCGCACTGCGCCAGGCGATTGCCGAAGCCTCCTCCACCGAAGAGCAATTGGCCGCGTTCTACCGCGAGCGGGATTTCCAGCCGATCTGGACGACGCCCGACGCCGCCGACCGCCGCAATGCGCTGTTTTCCGCACTGGCGGAGGCGAATAACCACGGCCTTCCCACCCAACGCTACGACGCCGACGCCTTGATCGCGGCGTTCGAAGGCGCGACCAACCCCTACATGGTGGGGCAGGCCGACGTTCAGGCGTCGCTTCTGTTCCTGCAATACGCCCAGGACGTCCATTCCGGTTTCCTGGAGCCCGGCGACATCGTGGGCGACATCGTTCACACCCTGCCGCGCCGCGATCCGCTGGAGCTGTTCACGGAATTCGTCGATGCGAACCCCTATGAGTACATCGCGACCCTGCCGCCGCAGCACCCGGAATATACGCGCCTTATGCGCGCCAAGTTGCATCTGGAAAACCTCATCGACAATGGCGGCTACGGCCCCACGGTTCAGGCAGGCTCACTCGCGCCCGGTGCCACGGGCAACGCGGTCGTGCAATTGCGCAACCGCCTGATGGCGATGGGCTACCTCGAACGCTCGGCCACCGCGACCTACGACGCGCGCCTGCAACAGGCAGTGGTTGCGTTCCAGCTTGCCAACGGGATCGAGGCCGATGGCATCGCCGGCGGCGACACCATCAATGCCGTGAACCGATCCGCCACGGAACACCTGTCCGAGGTCATCCTTGCGATGGAACGCCAGCGCTGGCTGAATTTCGACCGCGGCGACCGGCATGTCTTCGTGAACCTGCCCGATTTCCACACCCGCGTGATCGATGATGGCGAAGTCACCTTCATCACCCGCTCGGTCATCGGCAGCCGTGACAGCGATCGCCGCACCCCGGAATTCTCCGACGTGATGGAGCACATGGTCATCAACCCGAGTTGGTATGTGCCCCGGTCCATCGCGCGCGGCTATATCCCGTCGATCCTTGCGGGCGGCGCGAACCACCTGCAATTGATGGCCAATGGCCGCCCGGTCAGCCGCGGAGCCGTGGATTGGTCGCGGTATTCGGCCTCGAACTTCCCGTTCGACCTGCGCCAGCCGCCGGGTCCGCGCAACGCGCTTGGCCTTGTGAAGTTCATGTTTCCCAACCAGTGGAACATCTACCTCCACGACAGCCCGGACCAGCACCTGATGACCCATGAGGTGCGGGCCTATTCCGCGGGCTGCATCCGTCTGGATGATCCCTTCGACCTCGCCTACCACCTTCTCGCCGCGCAGGAGGCCGATCCCCGGACCTTCTTCGACACGATCTTGAACACGCGGCGCGAGACGCAAGTGAACCTGGTGGAGCCGGTTCCGGTGCACCTCGTCTACTGGACGGCCTGGGTGGATACGGAGAACCGCTTGAACTTCCGCAACGACATCTACGGTCGCAACGCGCAATTGCGCCGCGCCATTCAGGACCTGGGGGTGGAGATTCGCGGGGTGAACAGCTAA
- a CDS encoding DUF882 domain-containing protein — translation MTDTTFSRRALLRTFAATTVAAAPVMANATGFLRGAGDIRRLNMYNGRAGESLNMIYWIEGEYIAPALDEVNYFMRDWRNDQVIDINIRTIDIMAAAHNLMDTSEPYTLLSGYRSPETNAMLRRRSSGVARNSRHIRGEAADLQLQSRSVTQIFNAARACNAGGVGRYSRSNFVHMDCGPVRTWGG, via the coding sequence ATGACGGACACGACTTTTTCGCGTCGTGCGCTTTTGCGTACGTTCGCAGCGACGACTGTTGCCGCAGCGCCGGTAATGGCCAACGCGACAGGCTTTCTCCGGGGCGCAGGCGATATTCGCCGTCTCAACATGTATAATGGCCGCGCGGGCGAAAGCCTGAACATGATCTACTGGATCGAAGGCGAATACATTGCTCCGGCGCTGGACGAAGTGAACTATTTCATGCGCGATTGGCGCAATGATCAGGTCATCGACATCAACATCCGCACCATCGACATCATGGCCGCCGCCCATAACCTGATGGATACGAGCGAGCCCTACACGCTTCTTTCCGGCTACCGCAGCCCGGAGACGAACGCGATGCTGCGCCGCCGGTCCTCCGGCGTGGCGCGCAATTCCCGGCACATCCGGGGCGAAGCGGCGGACCTGCAATTGCAGTCCCGCTCGGTCACGCAGATCTTCAACGCGGCACGTGCCTGCAACGCCGGTGGCGTCGGGCGCTATTCCCGGTCCAACTTCGTGCACATGGATTGCGGTCCGGTGCGCACCTGGGGCGGCTGA
- the msrA gene encoding peptide-methionine (S)-S-oxide reductase MsrA codes for MSERAVLAGGCFWGMQDLIRKMPGVLETRVGYTGGDVPNATYRNHGTHAEGIEIIFDPDRISYRTLLEFFFQIHDPTTPNRQGNDRGLSYRSAIYYVDEEQHKVALDTIADVNHSGIWPGPVVTEVEPVGDFWEAEPEHQDYLERIPNGYTCHFVRPNWVLPKRTEAAE; via the coding sequence ATGAGCGAACGTGCGGTACTGGCAGGCGGTTGTTTCTGGGGCATGCAGGATCTGATCCGCAAGATGCCCGGCGTTCTGGAGACGCGCGTCGGGTATACCGGTGGCGATGTGCCCAACGCGACTTATCGCAACCACGGCACCCATGCGGAGGGGATCGAGATCATCTTTGATCCGGACCGCATCAGCTATCGGACACTGCTGGAATTCTTCTTCCAGATCCACGACCCCACCACGCCGAACCGGCAGGGCAACGATCGCGGCCTGAGCTACCGCTCGGCGATCTATTATGTGGATGAGGAACAGCACAAAGTGGCGCTCGACACGATCGCGGACGTCAACCATAGCGGGATCTGGCCCGGCCCCGTTGTCACGGAGGTTGAGCCGGTGGGCGATTTCTGGGAAGCTGAGCCGGAGCATCAGGATTATCTTGAGCGCATCCCGAATGGCTATACCTGCCATTTCGTTCGACCAAACTGGGTCCTGCCCAAGCGGACCGAAGCAGCGGAGTAG
- a CDS encoding acyl carrier protein → MGQSVHDKVIAIIAEQAVLEPGDVTPDATLEDLGIDSLGLVESIFAIEEAFDIQVPFNANEPDASEFDISSVAAIIRAVEGLVAEQKA, encoded by the coding sequence ATGGGCCAGAGCGTTCACGACAAGGTCATAGCGATCATTGCCGAACAGGCGGTGCTGGAACCCGGCGATGTCACCCCCGACGCCACCTTGGAGGATCTGGGGATCGACAGCCTCGGCCTTGTGGAGTCGATTTTCGCGATCGAGGAAGCCTTCGATATTCAGGTCCCGTTCAACGCCAATGAACCCGATGCCTCGGAGTTCGACATCTCTTCGGTGGCCGCGATCATCCGTGCCGTTGAAGGCCTCGTCGCCGAACAGAAGGCCTGA
- a CDS encoding heme lyase CcmF/NrfE family subunit: MIVELGHFALILGFAVAIFQMIVPLIGAARNDAAWMATADPAASAQFILTAFSFAALTYAFVTSDFSLSLVVANSHTDKPLLYKITGVWGNHEGSLLLWVLILTLFGACASWFGKGLPPTLRARVLAVQSSVAVAFFAFILFTSNPFLRLASPPFNGQDLNPLLQDPGLAFHPPFLYLGYVGLSMAFSFAVAALIEGRVDAAWGRWVRPWTLAAWVFLTIGIGLGSWWAYYELGWGGFWFWDPVENASFMPWLISAALLHSAIVVEKRESLKSWTILLAILAFGFSLIGTFIVRSGVLTSVHAFANDPERGVFILMILAVFMGSALILFAFRAGAMEAKGVFSTVSRESGLVLNNLLLAVSCFVVFIGTIWPMIADLFFDRTLSVGPPFFDAAFTPFVFALSVALPIAAMMPWKRATLTKPLRALMPAAILAIAIGLLTWAMYTGRTAIAPLGVALSVWLVAGAVTDLWTRTGRGEISSRFGRLTRLPRADWGKSIAHAGVGITMFGVVTLTGYQIEDIRVAREGETYIVGAYQIELLGVDENVQGPNYLATQARVRVSDPETGEEISVLTPERRIYPVAGMPTTEAGINNGVTRDVYVTLGDPQQGGGWALRVWIKPFANWIWGGTIIMALGGFLSLSDRRYRVAAGAAKAPNAGVPAE; the protein is encoded by the coding sequence ATGATCGTTGAGCTTGGACATTTCGCCCTGATCCTCGGCTTTGCCGTGGCCATCTTCCAGATGATCGTACCGTTGATCGGCGCGGCCCGTAACGATGCGGCCTGGATGGCGACCGCCGATCCCGCGGCGTCTGCGCAATTCATCCTGACGGCGTTCAGCTTCGCCGCGCTGACCTATGCCTTCGTGACATCCGATTTCTCGCTCAGCCTCGTTGTCGCAAATTCCCATACCGACAAGCCACTGCTCTACAAGATCACCGGGGTCTGGGGGAACCATGAGGGTTCGCTTCTGCTTTGGGTGCTGATCCTGACGCTGTTCGGGGCGTGTGCCAGCTGGTTCGGCAAGGGCCTGCCGCCGACACTGCGCGCCCGCGTTCTGGCGGTTCAATCCTCCGTCGCCGTGGCGTTCTTCGCCTTCATCCTTTTCACGTCCAACCCGTTCCTGCGCCTTGCGAGCCCGCCCTTCAACGGGCAGGACTTGAATCCGCTGTTGCAGGACCCTGGCTTGGCCTTCCATCCGCCGTTCCTTTACCTCGGTTATGTCGGCCTCTCCATGGCGTTCTCCTTCGCCGTCGCCGCCCTGATCGAGGGGCGCGTTGACGCGGCGTGGGGCCGGTGGGTGCGGCCCTGGACGCTGGCGGCCTGGGTGTTCTTGACCATCGGCATCGGCCTTGGGTCGTGGTGGGCGTATTACGAGCTTGGCTGGGGCGGGTTCTGGTTTTGGGACCCGGTGGAAAATGCGAGCTTCATGCCGTGGCTGATCTCGGCGGCTTTGCTCCACTCAGCCATCGTTGTGGAAAAACGCGAGAGCCTGAAGTCGTGGACGATCCTTCTGGCGATCCTCGCCTTCGGCTTCTCGCTCATCGGGACCTTCATCGTGCGCTCCGGCGTGCTGACGTCGGTGCATGCCTTCGCCAACGATCCCGAACGTGGCGTCTTCATCCTGATGATCCTGGCCGTGTTCATGGGTAGCGCGCTTATCCTCTTCGCCTTCCGCGCGGGCGCGATGGAGGCGAAGGGCGTCTTCTCGACCGTCAGCCGCGAGAGTGGGCTCGTCCTCAACAATCTCCTCTTGGCGGTGTCGTGCTTCGTGGTTTTTATCGGAACGATCTGGCCGATGATTGCGGACCTGTTCTTTGACCGAACGCTCTCTGTCGGGCCACCTTTCTTCGACGCGGCGTTCACGCCCTTCGTATTCGCGCTGTCGGTGGCCCTGCCTATCGCGGCGATGATGCCGTGGAAACGCGCAACGCTGACCAAGCCGCTGCGTGCGCTGATGCCCGCCGCGATTCTGGCCATCGCAATCGGCCTGCTGACCTGGGCGATGTATACGGGCCGCACGGCGATCGCCCCCCTTGGCGTGGCGCTTTCGGTTTGGTTGGTTGCCGGAGCCGTGACCGACCTCTGGACCCGGACCGGGCGCGGGGAGATTTCAAGCAGGTTTGGCCGTCTCACCCGCTTGCCGCGTGCCGATTGGGGCAAGTCCATCGCACATGCCGGTGTGGGGATCACGATGTTCGGCGTCGTGACCCTGACCGGGTATCAGATCGAGGATATCCGCGTCGCGCGGGAAGGGGAGACCTATATCGTCGGCGCCTACCAGATTGAGCTTCTGGGTGTGGATGAGAATGTGCAGGGCCCCAATTACCTCGCCACGCAAGCGCGCGTCCGCGTCAGCGATCCGGAGACGGGGGAGGAGATTTCCGTCCTCACGCCGGAGCGTCGGATCTATCCCGTGGCGGGCATGCCCACGACGGAGGCCGGGATCAACAACGGCGTGACGCGCGATGTCTACGTCACCCTCGGCGATCCGCAGCAGGGCGGCGGTTGGGCGTTGCGGGTCTGGATCAAGCCCTTCGCCAATTGGATCTGGGGCGGCACGATCATCATGGCGCTTGGCGGCTTCCTCAGTCTCAGTGACCGGCGCTACCGCGTGGCGGCGGGAGCGGCGAAAGCACCCAACGCGGGCGTGCCAGCGGAATGA
- a CDS encoding cytochrome c-type biogenesis protein codes for MKRILLILLLAATPVLAVQPDEVLDDPVLEERARDISGGLRCLVCRNESIDESNADLARDLRLLVRERLVEGDSDTEVVDYIVARYGEYVLLRPTFDGSTMLLWLAGPALLLAGLGLSVAYVRGRATAQAPAEAGLSAEEQARLDEILSDPRRD; via the coding sequence ATGAAACGCATCCTCCTCATCCTGCTTCTCGCCGCGACGCCCGTGCTGGCGGTGCAACCCGACGAGGTGCTGGACGATCCGGTGCTGGAGGAGCGGGCGCGGGATATCTCCGGCGGTTTGCGCTGCCTGGTCTGCCGCAACGAGAGTATCGACGAATCCAACGCCGATCTGGCCCGCGACCTGCGCCTTCTGGTGCGCGAGCGCCTGGTGGAGGGCGACAGCGATACGGAGGTCGTGGATTACATCGTGGCGCGCTACGGCGAATACGTGCTGCTGCGCCCGACCTTTGACGGGTCGACCATGCTCCTGTGGCTGGCCGGACCGGCCTTGCTGCTGGCGGGGCTTGGCCTTTCGGTGGCTTACGTGCGGGGCCGTGCCACCGCGCAGGCGCCTGCGGAAGCCGGGTTGAGCGCCGAGGAACAGGCGCGGCTGGACGAAATCCTCTCCGATCCGCGCCGCGACTGA
- a CDS encoding beta-ketoacyl synthase, with the protein MRRVVITGQGTINALGHDVPATLAAFRDGRCGISELELRDVDRLSVRIGGQVKDYDPEALFNRQQIALYDRFTQFTLIAARQALDGCGLDFSGALATRSGVVLGTAGGGVNTWDENYRSVYEEGKNRVHPFVVPKLMNNAAASHVSMEWNLKGPSFSVATACASSNHAMGQAFNIIRYGGADVMVTGGSEAMLSFGGVKAWEGLRVMSKDACRPFSANRNGMVQGEGAAVFLFEEYEHARARGADVLAEVVGFAMTSDAADIVMPSQQGAARAISGALTDGGLNPEDVGYINAHGTGTAANDKVECAAVAHAFGHHADDLMISSTKSMHGHLIGGTGAVELLACIMALKDGIVAPTIGYEEPDPECALDVVPNDAREAKVGACLSNAFAFGGLNAVIALRAAP; encoded by the coding sequence TTGCGCCGCGTCGTCATCACCGGGCAGGGCACGATCAACGCCTTGGGCCATGACGTGCCCGCGACGCTGGCAGCGTTCCGCGACGGGCGCTGCGGCATTTCCGAGCTGGAGTTGCGCGATGTCGACCGGTTGAGCGTGCGCATCGGCGGGCAGGTGAAGGATTACGACCCCGAGGCGCTGTTCAACCGCCAGCAGATCGCGCTCTACGACCGCTTCACCCAATTCACCCTCATCGCCGCCCGCCAGGCCCTGGACGGGTGCGGTCTTGATTTCTCCGGTGCGCTGGCCACGCGGTCGGGCGTGGTGCTTGGCACCGCGGGCGGCGGCGTGAACACATGGGATGAGAATTACCGCTCCGTCTATGAGGAGGGGAAGAACCGCGTCCACCCCTTCGTCGTGCCGAAGCTGATGAACAACGCCGCCGCCTCCCATGTCAGCATGGAATGGAACCTCAAGGGACCGTCATTCTCGGTGGCGACGGCCTGCGCATCGTCCAACCATGCCATGGGGCAGGCGTTCAATATCATACGCTACGGCGGTGCGGACGTGATGGTGACGGGCGGATCGGAAGCGATGCTCAGCTTCGGGGGCGTCAAGGCGTGGGAAGGGCTGCGTGTCATGTCGAAAGATGCATGCCGCCCGTTCTCCGCCAACCGTAACGGCATGGTCCAGGGCGAGGGCGCGGCGGTGTTCCTGTTCGAGGAATACGAGCACGCGCGCGCCCGCGGGGCGGACGTTCTGGCGGAAGTCGTGGGCTTCGCCATGACATCCGACGCCGCCGATATCGTCATGCCGTCCCAGCAGGGGGCCGCGCGCGCGATTTCGGGGGCGCTCACCGATGGCGGTCTCAATCCCGAGGATGTGGGCTATATCAATGCCCACGGCACTGGAACGGCGGCCAATGACAAGGTGGAATGCGCCGCCGTGGCCCATGCATTCGGCCACCACGCGGACGACCTGATGATCTCGTCCACCAAGTCCATGCACGGCCACCTCATCGGTGGAACGGGCGCGGTGGAGCTTCTGGCCTGCATCATGGCACTGAAGGACGGCATCGTGGCGCCCACCATCGGCTATGAGGAGCCGGACCCCGAATGCGCCCTCGACGTCGTGCCCAACGACGCGCGGGAGGCGAAGGTCGGCGCCTGCCTGTCCAATGCCTTTGCCTTCGGCGGCCTGAATGCGGTCATCGCCCTGCGTGCTGCGCCCTGA